Proteins from a genomic interval of Rubinisphaera italica:
- a CDS encoding CinA family protein, which translates to MNPIDRIAHQVADDLQRLKLNIVFAESCTCGSLAATLGRIPGISNNLCGSAVTYQNETKSSWLGIPNEILIQPGPVSEIVARLMVEGVLKTTPHAGIAVSVTGNLGPCDKDEKLDGVVYVGIGYRNPEQSIEVNRLLLPDEYTQQTEEHTLRLCRLDDLLQQMFKLLLQSLAERS; encoded by the coding sequence ATGAATCCCATCGATAGAATTGCACATCAGGTTGCAGATGATTTACAAAGATTGAAACTGAACATCGTCTTTGCAGAAAGTTGTACATGCGGTTCACTCGCAGCGACACTGGGGAGAATCCCAGGCATCTCGAATAATTTGTGCGGCTCAGCCGTCACTTATCAGAATGAGACAAAGTCTAGTTGGTTGGGGATTCCGAATGAAATTCTTATTCAACCCGGTCCCGTCAGTGAAATTGTCGCTCGATTGATGGTTGAGGGAGTTCTCAAGACAACCCCACATGCCGGGATCGCTGTTTCCGTAACGGGCAATCTCGGTCCCTGTGACAAAGATGAGAAACTTGATGGAGTTGTCTATGTTGGGATCGGTTATCGAAATCCAGAACAGAGTATTGAAGTGAATCGTTTACTCTTACCGGATGAATACACACAACAGACAGAAGAACACACGTTAAGGCTCTGTCGTCTGGATGACTTACTGCAACAAATGTTTAAACTGCTGCTGCAATCGCTTGCTGAACGATCTTAG